The Stenotrophomonas maltophilia genome includes a region encoding these proteins:
- a CDS encoding DUF6116 family protein, producing MANPMLLPVLQWARRLRYPTLFKLTAGLFVLTLFIPDPIPFVDELVLGFGTLLLANWKSRNTVPAPPPLEQR from the coding sequence ATGGCCAACCCGATGCTGCTGCCGGTACTGCAATGGGCCCGCCGGCTGCGCTACCCCACCCTGTTCAAGCTGACCGCCGGCCTGTTCGTGCTGACCCTGTTCATTCCCGACCCGATTCCGTTCGTCGACGAGCTGGTACTGGGCTTCGGCACCCTGCTGCTGGCCAACTGGAAGAGCCGCAATACAGTCCCGGCCCCGCCGCCGCTGGAACAGCGTTGA
- a CDS encoding TatD family hydrolase, translating into MIPLVDSHCHLDASEFDADRTAVIERAGAAGVREQVVPAVTAASWPKLREVCRQAPGLYPAYGLHPMFLAEHRPDHLPLLREWIDRERPCAIGECGLDFFVEGLDAEAQLAYFIGQLQLAREFELPVIVHARRAVDAVIAAIRRVGGLRGVVHSFSGSPEQAAQLHRQGFLLGLGGPLTYERAQRLQRLVRGMPLEQLLLETDAPDQPDAGIRGQRNEPARLAVIARHVAALRGMELDAVAQATTENARRLFALPAM; encoded by the coding sequence TTGATTCCGCTGGTCGACAGCCATTGCCATCTGGATGCCAGTGAATTCGATGCTGACCGCACGGCGGTGATCGAGCGCGCGGGCGCCGCGGGCGTGCGCGAGCAGGTGGTACCGGCCGTCACGGCCGCCAGCTGGCCGAAGCTGCGCGAGGTCTGCCGGCAGGCACCGGGGCTGTACCCGGCCTACGGCCTGCATCCGATGTTCCTGGCCGAGCACCGGCCCGACCATCTGCCGCTGCTGCGCGAATGGATCGATCGCGAACGCCCGTGCGCGATCGGCGAATGCGGGCTGGACTTCTTCGTCGAGGGACTGGATGCAGAGGCGCAACTGGCGTACTTCATCGGCCAGCTGCAACTGGCCCGCGAGTTCGAGCTGCCGGTGATCGTGCATGCGCGACGCGCGGTGGATGCGGTCATTGCCGCGATCCGTCGCGTCGGCGGCCTGCGCGGCGTGGTGCACAGCTTTTCCGGCAGCCCGGAACAGGCCGCGCAACTGCATCGGCAAGGCTTCCTGCTCGGTCTCGGTGGTCCGCTGACCTACGAACGCGCGCAACGGCTGCAGCGCCTGGTGCGCGGGATGCCGCTGGAACAGCTGCTGCTGGAGACCGACGCGCCCGACCAGCCTGACGCCGGCATCCGCGGCCAGCGCAACGAACCAGCGCGACTGGCAGTCATCGCCCGCCACGTGGCCGCACTGCGCGGGATGGAGCTGGACGCGGTGGCCCAGGCCACGACGGAGAATGCGCGGCGCCTGTTCGCGCTGCCGGCAATGTAA
- a CDS encoding tRNA threonylcarbamoyladenosine dehydratase, protein MNEQVKQRFAGIERLYGVGALERLQGSRVAVVGMGGVGSWVVEALARSAVGHLTLIDADDICVSNTNRQLPAMEGNYGRNKAEAMAERCRAINPDIEVDAVQAFLTVSNMAELLDHGFDLVIDACDSFRVKVETIAWCRRRKLPLLTVGAAGGRTDPTLVRIRDVSRTEHDAMLALIRKKLRSEFNFPKNAKRYFGVPAVYSLENVKYPQADGSVCGIRPNLGADAALKLDCGAGLGAATHITGAFAFAAVGKALEMLLEPKKVKAEVVESSEV, encoded by the coding sequence ATGAACGAACAGGTCAAACAACGCTTCGCCGGCATCGAACGGCTGTATGGCGTAGGTGCGCTCGAGCGCCTGCAGGGCAGCCGCGTGGCGGTGGTGGGCATGGGCGGGGTCGGCTCGTGGGTGGTGGAAGCGCTGGCGCGTTCGGCGGTCGGCCACCTGACCCTGATCGACGCCGATGACATCTGCGTGTCCAACACCAACCGGCAGCTGCCGGCGATGGAAGGCAACTACGGCCGCAACAAGGCCGAGGCGATGGCCGAGCGCTGCCGTGCGATCAACCCGGACATCGAGGTCGATGCCGTGCAGGCATTCCTGACCGTGTCGAACATGGCCGAGTTGCTGGACCATGGCTTCGACCTGGTGATCGATGCCTGCGACAGCTTCCGGGTGAAGGTCGAGACGATCGCCTGGTGCCGTCGCCGCAAGCTGCCGCTGCTGACCGTGGGGGCTGCCGGTGGTCGCACCGATCCGACCCTGGTGCGCATCCGCGATGTCTCGCGCACCGAGCATGACGCCATGCTGGCGCTGATCCGCAAGAAGCTGCGGAGCGAGTTCAATTTCCCGAAGAATGCCAAGCGCTATTTTGGCGTACCGGCGGTGTACTCGCTGGAAAACGTGAAGTATCCGCAGGCCGATGGCAGCGTCTGCGGCATCCGCCCGAACCTCGGTGCGGATGCTGCATTGAAACTGGACTGTGGCGCAGGCCTCGGTGCGGCAACCCACATCACCGGTGCCTTCGCCTTCGCGGCGGTCGGCAAGGCGCTTGAAATGCTGCTGGAGCCGAAGAAGGTGAAGGCCGAAGTGGTCGAGTCCAGCGAGGTGTGA
- a CDS encoding glycine zipper 2TM domain-containing protein, producing MKIQLIAASAIATLALAGCATSPGYGGGGYNNGYNNGGYGNNGGYNQGRCADCGIVTRINTVPSGRTAPSATGAILGGIVGAVAGHEISDHTGGSRGNKNIAAAAGAVGGALAGNQIQKNVTSDTYDISVRMDDGRTIVVNQRDLGGIRENTYVRVVNGKVILR from the coding sequence ATGAAGATCCAGCTCATTGCCGCCAGCGCCATCGCTACCCTCGCCCTGGCTGGCTGTGCCACCTCGCCCGGCTACGGTGGCGGTGGTTACAACAACGGCTACAACAATGGTGGCTACGGCAACAACGGCGGTTACAACCAGGGCCGTTGCGCTGACTGTGGCATCGTCACCCGCATCAACACCGTGCCGTCGGGCCGCACCGCGCCCAGCGCGACCGGCGCCATCCTCGGCGGCATCGTCGGTGCCGTGGCCGGCCATGAGATCTCCGATCACACCGGTGGCAGCCGTGGCAACAAGAACATCGCTGCGGCCGCAGGCGCGGTCGGTGGCGCGCTGGCCGGCAACCAGATCCAGAAGAACGTGACCAGTGATACCTACGACATCAGCGTGCGCATGGACGATGGCCGCACCATCGTGGTCAACCAGCGCGACCTCGGCGGCATCCGCGAAAACACCTACGTGCGCGTGGTCAACGGCAAGGTCATCCTGCGCTGA
- a CDS encoding cold-shock protein, whose product MSDRETGTVKWFNDAKGFGFISRENGEDVFVHFRAIQTQGFKSLKEGQKVTFTVVQGQKGLQADAVQPT is encoded by the coding sequence ATGTCTGATCGCGAGACCGGTACCGTCAAGTGGTTCAACGATGCAAAGGGCTTCGGCTTCATCAGCCGTGAAAACGGCGAAGACGTGTTCGTGCACTTCCGTGCCATCCAGACCCAGGGCTTCAAGAGCCTGAAGGAAGGCCAGAAGGTCACCTTCACCGTCGTGCAGGGCCAGAAGGGCCTGCAGGCCGACGCCGTGCAGCCGACCTGA
- a CDS encoding DUF456 domain-containing protein produces the protein MGLSFILYLLAVIFVLVGIAGIILPALPGIPLVFIGLLLAAWADGFTHVGWPTLVALGVLTVLSLLVDVLATVVGAQRVGASRKALWGTFVGSIVGLFFMPIGLFAGPLIGALAGEYWHTRELARSTKVGLATWLGILLGLALKLAVVIAMLGLFAFAWFL, from the coding sequence ATGGGACTCTCATTCATCTTATATCTGCTAGCGGTCATTTTTGTCCTTGTCGGCATCGCCGGAATCATCCTGCCAGCCCTGCCCGGCATCCCGCTGGTGTTCATCGGACTGCTGCTGGCGGCCTGGGCGGACGGCTTCACCCACGTCGGCTGGCCGACCCTGGTCGCGCTGGGCGTACTGACCGTCCTCTCGCTGCTGGTGGACGTGCTGGCCACGGTGGTGGGTGCGCAGCGGGTCGGTGCCAGCCGCAAGGCGCTGTGGGGTACGTTCGTCGGCAGCATCGTCGGCCTGTTCTTCATGCCGATCGGCCTCTTTGCAGGCCCCCTGATCGGCGCCCTGGCCGGCGAGTACTGGCACACCCGCGAACTGGCGCGCTCGACCAAGGTAGGCCTGGCCACCTGGCTCGGTATCCTGCTCGGCCTGGCGCTGAAACTGGCCGTGGTGATCGCGATGCTCGGCCTGTTCGCCTTCGCCTGGTTCCTGTAA
- a CDS encoding phospholipase A, whose protein sequence is MTLSPLLPRLAPLALALASAPLAAQEFAPSAEASPAACAAITTDAARLACYDRQFGRTPQATAEADAAAEAAAQARREERQTARVSQGEEKLRERVSDLFRPAAPDSALANAGRGSLLDSRWELAEDSKLGPFQLRAYKPVYLLPAFWTSDRNTTPHSPNPANTVTTPQVLDSAELKFQISFKTKIAENLFGDNGDIWAGYTQSSRWQAYNGEDSRPFRETNYEPEVMMVFRNGYSIGGWRGRMTGIALNHQSNGRADPLSRSWNRVMLNIGLDRENWALVLRPWYRIPETRSDDNNPDIEDYMGRGDATLTWNRNGHEVSLMARHSLRTGSRSHGALQLDYGFPISNLLRGHVQVFDGYGESLIDYNHKATYVGVGVSLLEWF, encoded by the coding sequence ATGACCCTGTCTCCGCTGCTTCCCCGTCTCGCGCCGCTGGCGCTGGCCCTGGCCAGTGCGCCGCTGGCCGCGCAGGAGTTCGCGCCCAGCGCCGAAGCCTCGCCGGCCGCGTGCGCGGCGATTACCACCGATGCTGCCCGCCTGGCCTGTTATGACCGCCAGTTCGGCCGTACCCCGCAGGCCACTGCCGAGGCCGACGCTGCGGCCGAGGCGGCCGCGCAGGCCCGTCGCGAAGAACGCCAGACTGCACGCGTGAGCCAGGGCGAAGAGAAGCTGCGCGAGCGGGTCAGCGATCTGTTCCGTCCAGCAGCCCCTGACAGCGCACTGGCCAATGCTGGCCGCGGTTCGCTGCTGGACAGCCGCTGGGAACTGGCCGAGGACTCCAAGCTGGGCCCGTTCCAGCTGCGCGCCTACAAGCCGGTGTACCTGCTGCCGGCGTTCTGGACCAGCGATCGCAACACCACGCCGCATTCGCCGAACCCGGCCAACACGGTCACCACGCCGCAGGTGCTGGACAGTGCCGAGCTGAAGTTCCAGATCAGTTTCAAGACCAAGATCGCCGAGAACCTGTTCGGCGACAATGGCGACATATGGGCCGGCTACACCCAGAGCTCGCGCTGGCAGGCCTACAACGGCGAGGATTCGCGCCCGTTCCGCGAAACCAATTACGAGCCGGAAGTGATGATGGTGTTCCGCAACGGCTACTCGATCGGTGGCTGGCGCGGGCGCATGACCGGCATCGCGCTGAACCACCAATCCAACGGCCGCGCCGACCCGCTTTCGCGCAGCTGGAACCGGGTGATGCTCAACATCGGCCTTGACCGCGAGAACTGGGCGCTGGTGCTGCGCCCCTGGTACCGCATTCCCGAGACCCGCAGCGACGACAACAATCCGGACATCGAGGATTACATGGGCCGCGGTGATGCGACCCTGACCTGGAACCGCAACGGCCACGAAGTCTCGCTGATGGCGCGCCATTCGCTGCGCACCGGCAGCCGCTCGCACGGTGCCCTGCAGCTGGATTACGGCTTCCCGATCAGCAACCTGCTGCGCGGGCATGTGCAGGTGTTCGACGGTTACGGCGAAAGCCTGATCGACTACAACCACAAGGCCACCTACGTGGGCGTGGGCGTGTCGCTGCTGGAGTGGTTCTGA
- the arsC gene encoding arsenate reductase (glutaredoxin) (This arsenate reductase requires both glutathione and glutaredoxin to convert arsenate to arsenite, after which the efflux transporter formed by ArsA and ArsB can extrude the arsenite from the cell, providing resistance.): protein MPVTIWHNPACSNSRGALKLIRDAGFEPVVIEYLGNPPDVATLRQVLAESGLSARDLVRSKEAQFAELGLEGADEATLLAAMAEHPRLINRPVVRTDKGTRLCRPPETVLEIL, encoded by the coding sequence ATGCCCGTGACGATCTGGCACAACCCGGCCTGCAGCAACTCGCGCGGCGCATTGAAGCTGATACGTGATGCCGGCTTCGAGCCAGTGGTGATCGAGTATCTCGGCAATCCACCCGATGTGGCCACACTGCGCCAGGTGCTGGCCGAATCAGGATTGAGCGCACGTGATCTGGTGCGCAGCAAGGAAGCGCAGTTCGCCGAACTGGGCCTGGAAGGTGCGGACGAGGCCACGCTGCTGGCCGCGATGGCCGAACACCCGCGACTGATCAACCGCCCCGTGGTGCGCACGGACAAGGGCACACGCCTGTGCCGTCCACCGGAAACAGTGCTGGAGATCCTGTAA
- a CDS encoding glutathione S-transferase family protein, with product MSTTLYGSTSTAALVVHWLLIELGIEHELVLLDFDAREHKSAQYLALNPAGVVPTMLIDGLVLTEAAAIALYLADRHPDANLLPALGTPQRADAYRWMFWCANTLQPAYRAWFYPHEMAGEANIEASRGMARQRLEAAWQHVAAHLHAHGPYLLGATPCVVDYMLVMLMRWSRNMPRPSDTWPVLKAHATLMKARPAFAEVYRREGITDWL from the coding sequence ATGAGCACCACGCTGTATGGTTCGACCAGTACCGCCGCGCTGGTGGTGCACTGGCTGCTGATCGAGCTGGGCATCGAGCATGAACTGGTGCTGCTGGATTTCGACGCGCGCGAGCACAAGTCGGCGCAGTACCTGGCGCTGAATCCGGCCGGTGTGGTGCCGACAATGCTGATCGATGGCCTGGTACTGACCGAAGCGGCGGCCATTGCGTTGTACCTGGCGGATCGCCATCCGGACGCCAACCTGCTGCCCGCGCTGGGCACGCCGCAGCGCGCCGATGCCTACCGCTGGATGTTCTGGTGTGCCAATACGCTGCAGCCGGCCTATCGAGCCTGGTTCTATCCACACGAAATGGCGGGCGAGGCGAACATCGAGGCCAGCCGCGGGATGGCACGGCAGCGCCTGGAAGCGGCCTGGCAGCATGTGGCCGCGCACCTGCATGCACATGGCCCCTACCTGCTGGGCGCCACGCCCTGCGTGGTCGACTACATGCTGGTGATGCTGATGCGCTGGTCGCGCAACATGCCCAGGCCCAGCGACACCTGGCCGGTACTGAAGGCGCACGCCACGTTGATGAAGGCGCGCCCCGCGTTCGCCGAGGTGTACCGCCGCGAAGGCATCACCGACTGGCTGTAA
- a CDS encoding fumarate hydratase — protein sequence MTSIKQEDLIQSIADALQYISYYHPVDYIKNLAAAYEREKSPAAKEAMAQILINSRMCAEGHRPICQDTGIVTVFLEIGMDVRWDDATMGVEDMANEGVRRAYMHPDNKLRASVLADPAGKRINTKDNTPGVVNVKVVPGNKVDVIVAAKGGGSEAKTKFAMLNPSDSIVDWVLKTVPTMGAGWCPPGMLGIGIGGTAEKAMLLAKEALMEPIDITELQARGASNRIEELRLELYEKVNALGIGAQGLGGLTTVLDIKINDYPTHAANLPVAMIPNCAATRHAHFTLDGSGPVMLDPPSLEDWPKLTYDASKGTRVDLDTITPEDVASWKPGQTLLLNGKLLTGRDAAHKRMVDMLNKGEQLPVDLKGRFIYYVGPVDPVRDEVVGPAGPTTATRMDKFTEQVLAQTGLLGMVGKAERGPAAIEAIKKHKSAYLMAVGGSAYLVSKAIKAAKVVGFADLGMEAIYEFTVQDMPVTVAVDSTGESVHKTGPREWQARIGKIPVVVE from the coding sequence GTGACATCGATCAAGCAGGAAGACCTCATCCAGTCCATCGCCGACGCGCTGCAGTACATCTCGTACTACCACCCGGTCGACTACATCAAGAACCTCGCCGCCGCTTACGAGCGCGAGAAGTCGCCGGCCGCGAAGGAAGCGATGGCCCAGATCCTGATCAATTCGCGGATGTGTGCCGAAGGCCACCGTCCGATCTGCCAGGACACCGGCATCGTCACCGTGTTCCTGGAAATCGGCATGGACGTGCGCTGGGACGATGCCACCATGGGCGTGGAAGACATGGCCAATGAAGGCGTCCGCCGTGCCTACATGCACCCGGACAACAAGCTGCGCGCTTCGGTGCTGGCTGATCCGGCCGGCAAGCGCATCAACACCAAGGACAACACCCCGGGCGTGGTCAACGTCAAGGTGGTGCCGGGCAACAAGGTCGACGTGATCGTCGCCGCCAAGGGCGGTGGTTCGGAAGCGAAGACCAAGTTCGCCATGCTCAACCCGTCCGACTCGATCGTCGACTGGGTGCTGAAGACCGTGCCGACCATGGGCGCCGGCTGGTGCCCGCCGGGCATGCTCGGCATCGGCATCGGTGGCACCGCCGAGAAGGCGATGCTGCTGGCCAAGGAAGCACTGATGGAGCCGATCGACATCACCGAGCTGCAGGCCCGTGGTGCGTCCAACCGCATCGAAGAGCTGCGCCTGGAGCTGTACGAGAAGGTCAACGCGCTGGGCATCGGTGCGCAGGGCCTGGGTGGCCTGACCACCGTGCTCGACATCAAGATCAACGACTACCCGACCCACGCGGCCAACCTGCCGGTGGCGATGATCCCGAACTGCGCGGCCACCCGCCATGCGCACTTCACCCTCGATGGCAGCGGCCCGGTGATGCTGGACCCGCCGTCGCTGGAAGACTGGCCGAAGCTGACCTACGACGCGTCCAAGGGCACCCGCGTGGACCTGGACACGATCACGCCGGAAGACGTGGCCAGCTGGAAGCCGGGCCAGACCCTGCTGCTCAACGGCAAGCTGCTGACCGGCCGCGATGCCGCGCACAAGCGCATGGTCGACATGCTCAACAAGGGCGAGCAACTGCCGGTCGATCTGAAGGGCCGCTTCATCTACTACGTCGGCCCGGTAGATCCGGTGCGCGACGAAGTGGTGGGCCCGGCCGGCCCGACCACCGCCACCCGCATGGACAAGTTCACCGAGCAGGTGCTGGCCCAGACCGGCCTGCTGGGCATGGTCGGCAAGGCCGAGCGCGGCCCGGCCGCGATCGAGGCGATCAAGAAGCACAAGTCGGCCTACTTGATGGCCGTGGGTGGCTCGGCCTACCTGGTGTCCAAGGCGATCAAGGCCGCCAAGGTGGTTGGTTTCGCTGACCTGGGCATGGAGGCGATCTACGAGTTCACCGTGCAGGACATGCCGGTGACCGTGGCAGTCGACTCCACCGGTGAATCGGTGCACAAGACCGGCCCGCGCGAATGGCAGGCCCGCATCGGCAAGATTCCGGTGGTGGTGGAGTAA
- a CDS encoding RNA polymerase sigma-70 factor, with product MNAETAFQTHRPRLMALAYRLLGSRADAEDVVQDAWLRWSGADPAAVRDPEAWLVTTTTRLGLDRLRAAKRERVHYVGPWLAEPLAVTLEPDPAPGPAQLHALADNVSVAFLTLLEQLGPEERAAFLLKEAFDHDYREIAELIGHSEANCRQLVHRARQRLQAGRPRFNADASQHRQLLARFMDASQRGDSEAIQALLHTNALLVSDGGGVVTAAIRPLLGAERIGRLFWAIARRGAVHPAQLGYVNGEPAILRFVGDRLHSVTTIEVVDGRIANVYSVLNPEKLPTIQGALSD from the coding sequence ATGAACGCCGAAACCGCTTTCCAGACCCACCGCCCGCGCCTGATGGCCCTGGCCTACCGCCTGCTTGGCAGCCGCGCCGACGCCGAAGACGTGGTCCAGGATGCCTGGCTGCGCTGGTCCGGCGCCGACCCGGCGGCCGTCCGCGACCCCGAAGCCTGGCTGGTCACCACCACCACCCGGCTCGGCCTGGACCGGCTGCGCGCGGCCAAGCGCGAGCGCGTGCACTACGTCGGCCCATGGCTGGCCGAGCCGCTGGCGGTCACCCTGGAGCCCGACCCGGCGCCCGGCCCGGCCCAGCTGCATGCGCTGGCCGACAACGTTTCGGTCGCCTTCCTGACCCTGCTTGAACAGCTCGGCCCCGAGGAACGCGCCGCCTTCCTGCTGAAGGAGGCCTTCGACCACGACTACCGCGAGATCGCCGAGCTGATCGGCCATAGCGAGGCCAACTGCCGGCAGCTGGTGCACCGTGCCCGGCAGCGCCTGCAGGCCGGACGGCCGCGCTTCAACGCCGATGCCAGCCAGCACCGGCAGCTGCTGGCGCGCTTCATGGATGCCTCGCAGCGCGGCGACAGCGAGGCGATCCAGGCTCTGCTGCACACCAACGCGTTGCTGGTGTCCGACGGCGGCGGCGTGGTTACCGCAGCGATCCGCCCGCTGCTGGGCGCCGAGCGCATCGGCCGCCTGTTCTGGGCCATCGCCCGCCGTGGCGCGGTGCATCCGGCGCAGCTGGGCTATGTCAACGGCGAGCCGGCGATCTTGCGCTTTGTCGGTGATCGCTTGCACTCGGTCACCACCATCGAGGTGGTCGATGGCCGCATCGCCAACGTGTACAGCGTGTTGAATCCGGAAAAGTTGCCGACTATTCAAGGCGCACTCTCCGATTAG
- a CDS encoding carboxymuconolactone decarboxylase family protein, producing the protein MSNHTSPRVPYTRLAAEAFKGLLATSQAVHDSSIDPTLMELVFLRVSQLNGCGYCMDMHGTALRKGGIEPRKLDTLPAWHESRFFDERERAALGWAEALTRLTDGAPSQAAFDALAPHFDEKGISDLSMGIAVINAWNRLGAGLLPPLPA; encoded by the coding sequence ATGTCCAATCACACTTCTCCCCGCGTCCCCTACACCCGCCTGGCCGCCGAGGCCTTCAAGGGCCTGCTGGCCACCAGCCAGGCGGTGCATGACAGCTCGATCGATCCGACCCTGATGGAACTGGTGTTCCTGCGCGTGTCGCAGCTCAACGGCTGCGGCTACTGCATGGACATGCACGGCACGGCGCTGCGCAAGGGCGGCATCGAGCCGCGCAAGCTGGACACACTGCCGGCATGGCACGAGAGCCGCTTCTTCGACGAACGCGAGCGCGCGGCGCTGGGCTGGGCCGAGGCACTGACCCGGCTGACCGACGGCGCGCCGTCGCAGGCGGCGTTCGATGCATTGGCGCCGCACTTCGATGAGAAGGGCATCAGTGACCTGAGCATGGGCATCGCGGTGATCAATGCCTGGAACCGCCTCGGTGCGGGGTTGCTGCCGCCGCTGCCGGCCTGA
- a CDS encoding ABC transporter ATP-binding protein, with amino-acid sequence MPATPTAGAAAAKKPSLRQRFRAMRNLPPFLRMVWKTSPALTLASLGLRLIRALLPVAMLYVGKLIIDSALHLSQHDAGFPPLGEALSSGVLNPLLGLLALEFGLAIASDLLGRLVSYADALLSELFANVTSIRLMEHAATLDLEDFEDPDLQDKLDRARRQTMGRMNLMSQLFGQVQDAITVASLAVGLLVYAPWLILLLVLALVPAFIGESHFNAAGYSLNFQWTPERRQLDYLRQLGASVETAKEVKIYNLHRFLVERYRRLSVALFQANRALARRRAFWGTLLAALGTLGYYTAYAYIAWRTVRGDFSIGDLTFLAGSFLRLRQLLEGLLIGFSQVASQALYLDDLFSFFQIEPEIHSREGAIRVPQPIRQGFVFENVGFRYPDAEQWAVRHLDFQLQAGEVLALVGENGAGKTTLVKLLARLYEPDEGRILLDGRDLRDYDLDDLRANLGVIFQDFVRYNLSAGENIGVGQVEAMDDQARIADAARRGMAEEVIDDLPGGYDQLIGRRFKQGVDLSGGQWQKIAIARAWMRNAQVMILDEPTAALDARSEFEVFQRFRELADNRTAVLISHRFSSVRMADRILVLADGRIEASGTHAQLMAQGGRYAELFELQAAGYR; translated from the coding sequence ATGCCTGCTACCCCCACCGCTGGCGCTGCCGCCGCGAAGAAGCCCAGCCTGCGCCAGCGCTTCAGGGCGATGCGCAACCTGCCGCCGTTCCTGCGCATGGTCTGGAAGACCAGTCCCGCGCTCACCCTGGCCAGCCTCGGGCTGCGCCTGATCCGCGCGCTGCTGCCGGTGGCGATGCTGTACGTCGGCAAGCTGATCATCGACAGCGCCCTGCACCTGAGCCAGCACGACGCCGGCTTCCCGCCGCTGGGCGAAGCGCTGTCCAGCGGCGTGCTGAATCCGCTGCTGGGCCTGCTGGCGCTGGAATTCGGCCTGGCCATCGCCTCGGACCTGCTCGGCCGGCTGGTCAGCTACGCCGATGCCCTGCTCTCCGAGCTGTTCGCCAACGTCACCAGCATCCGGCTGATGGAACACGCGGCAACGCTGGATCTGGAGGACTTCGAGGACCCGGACCTGCAGGACAAGCTGGACCGTGCGCGGCGCCAGACCATGGGCCGGATGAACCTGATGAGCCAGCTGTTCGGCCAGGTCCAGGACGCGATCACCGTGGCCAGCCTCGCCGTTGGCCTGCTGGTCTACGCACCGTGGCTGATCCTGCTGCTGGTGCTGGCACTGGTGCCGGCCTTCATCGGTGAATCGCACTTCAATGCGGCCGGTTACAGCCTCAACTTCCAGTGGACGCCCGAGCGCCGCCAGCTCGACTACCTGCGCCAGCTCGGTGCCAGCGTGGAAACGGCCAAGGAAGTGAAGATCTACAACCTGCACCGCTTCCTGGTGGAACGTTACCGGCGGCTGTCGGTGGCGCTGTTCCAGGCCAACCGTGCACTGGCCCGGCGCCGCGCGTTCTGGGGCACGCTGCTGGCTGCGCTGGGCACGCTGGGCTACTACACCGCCTACGCCTACATCGCTTGGCGCACGGTACGCGGCGATTTCTCGATTGGCGACCTGACCTTCCTTGCCGGCAGCTTCCTGCGCCTGCGCCAGCTGCTGGAAGGCCTGCTGATCGGCTTCTCGCAGGTGGCCAGCCAGGCGCTGTACCTGGACGACCTGTTCTCGTTCTTCCAGATCGAGCCGGAAATCCACTCGCGTGAAGGCGCCATACGCGTGCCGCAGCCGATCCGCCAGGGCTTCGTGTTCGAGAACGTCGGCTTCCGCTATCCCGATGCCGAACAGTGGGCGGTGCGCCACCTCGATTTCCAGCTGCAGGCCGGCGAAGTGCTGGCCCTGGTCGGCGAGAACGGCGCGGGCAAGACCACGCTGGTGAAACTGCTGGCACGGCTGTACGAGCCGGACGAAGGCCGCATCCTGCTCGACGGCCGCGACCTGCGCGACTACGACCTGGACGACCTGCGCGCCAACCTCGGGGTGATCTTCCAGGACTTCGTGCGCTACAACCTCAGCGCCGGCGAGAACATCGGCGTCGGCCAGGTCGAGGCGATGGACGACCAGGCACGCATCGCCGATGCCGCGCGGCGAGGCATGGCCGAGGAAGTGATCGACGACCTGCCCGGCGGCTACGACCAGCTGATCGGGCGCCGCTTCAAGCAGGGCGTGGACCTGTCCGGTGGCCAGTGGCAGAAGATCGCCATTGCCCGCGCGTGGATGCGCAATGCGCAGGTGATGATCCTGGATGAGCCAACGGCAGCGCTGGACGCGCGCAGTGAGTTCGAAGTGTTCCAGCGGTTCAGGGAGCTGGCGGATAATCGTACGGCAGTGCTGATTTCCCACCGTTTCTCTTCGGTACGCATGGCCGATCGCATCCTGGTGCTGGCCGATGGCCGCATCGAGGCCAGCGGCACCCATGCGCAGCTGATGGCCCAGGGAGGACGGTACGCCGAGCTGTTCGAGCTGCAGGCGGCGGGTTACCGCTGA